The nucleotide sequence CCAGCATACTGATATCCGGTCCGAAAAGCAGCAATACATAAGCCCACCAGGGTGCATGATAACCATAAAGGCCGGCAATCGCCAGCAGCAGCATGCCGCATTCTTCCAGGGTAAGGAGCGCTTTCATTGTATGGGTTTAAAGTTCTGCCTCCGGTACCTCCTGCGGCTCGTTTCTGCCGGCCAGGCGTACATCAAAACTTTTCCAGTCCTTGTCAACAGCACCTTCCGCGCTGACCTTTCCGGCCTGTATCAGTTCCTTTAACCGCCACATGATAAAGAGATCGCCTGTTTTGATCTTCATCCGGTTCAGGGTGTTCGACAATACACGTGTTGCCTTCTGCCATTCCCCGGTAATATTTTTTAAGATCTCCTCATCATAGAACGAGACATCCCTTCCGGCGATCTTCTTTCCGCCTTCCAGTATCCGTACCACCGCATTCTCCTGTACCAGCTTGTTCCATTCATCCGGGTCGATCTCAAATTCGCTGAGGGTAACGGGTCGTGCCAGTTTCCGGGCCTTCAGGAATTCCGATGGCCGGATCTCCCATAACCAGGAAGGATAAAAGATCTGGCCTTTTTCATTAATAAACGGAAGATTGTTCAGGTACAGTACCATAATACGCCCCTGAAATTCCTTCAGCTGCGGCACCAGCCAGTAATAGCCGGTTACATCATGCTGGTTCTGTCCCATCCATATCCATACAACCTCTTCCGGATCGGCTGTGAGCTGCGCTTTTATGGCGGCTACGGTTTTACGGTCATCAAAATCGCCGCCTGCTTCCATTTGATAGGGAGATCCTTCGGATAAGGTCTGCCACCAGTTAAGGCGTTCCTGCCAGCCTTCGGCTGTATCCAGCGCAGCCAGCGGCCCTACAGCAAAATCATCCCTGATCTGGATCACGGACCCCTGCAACGACGGATCCAGTGCTGTCACTTCCTGCATCAGTTCCACTTCTACCTGGTTAAATACGATATGAATCATTTTTTGCTATTTATAATGGCCGCAAATCTAAAAAAAAACAGCCTCAAACCCAAGAAGGGTTTGAGGCGGGTATAAACTTGAAGACCTGGGCACCCGGCCCGGGTGCACTTTTAGCTGAACAGGTCCCTTATTTTTTCAAAGAATCCTTTTTCGGCTTTTTCCGGTTGCGGCTTCAGATTGGAGGATTCCGAGAGTCTTTCCAGCAATTCTTTTTCTTCTTCGGTCAGCTGCTGCGGGGTCCATACATTCACCTGGATCAGCTGATCGCCTTTTTCATAATGAGAATGTACATTGGGAAATCCTTTACCTTTTAAACGGAAGATCTTGCCGCTTTGTGTGCCCGGCGGGATCTTGATCTTTGCGCGCCCGTCGATGGTAGGCACTTCCAGGCTGGTGCCGAAAACAGCATCCGTAAACGAAATATGCAGGTCGTAAGCCACATTCAGCCCTTCGCGGTGCAATTCTTTATGCGCCTCTTCTTCGATCAGAACGATCAGGTCCCCGGCCATACCGCCACGTTCCCCGGCATTACCCTTACCGCTTACACTCAGCTGCATGCCCGCTTGTACGCCTGCCGGAACGTCAATGGTGATCGTTTCTTCTGCATATACCCGGCCTTCTCCTTTACAGCTGCCGCATTTTGCGGTGATGGTCGTTCCTTCGCCGTTACAGGTCGGACAGGTGGTTACGGTCTGCATCTGCCCGAGGAAGGTATTCTGCACGCGGCGTACCTGTCCGGAACCCTGGCAGGTGGAACAGGTCTGTACACTTCCTTTATCCTTGGCACCGCTGCCGTTACAGGTGGTGCAGGTCACATATTTTTTTACCTTAATGTTCTTGGTAACCCCTTTTGCAATCTCTTCATAGCTCAGCTTCAGCTTTACCCGGAGGTTACTTCCCCGCACACCGCGGGCACGCTGTCCCTGGCGGCTGCGTCCGCCTCCGAAGAAGCTGCCGAACAGGTCTTCCCCGAACACATCTCCGAACTGGCTGAAGATGTCATCCATATTCATACCGCCACCAAAACCACGGCCGTTGCCGCTTACACCCGCATGGCCAAACCGGTCGTACTGCGCCCGCTTATCTGTATCACTTAATATTTCGTACGCTTCCGCGGCCTCCTTGAATTTATCTTCAGCAGCTTTGTCACCGGGATTCCGGTCCGGGTGATACTGCATTGCTACTTTACGATAGGCTTTTTTTATTTCATCAGCCGCGGCTGATTTGGATACGCCCAGTACTTCGTAATAATCTCTTTTTGACATCTTATTTACCTACTACAACTTTTGCGTGACGGATAATTTTATCATTCAGATAGTAGCCTTTCGTTACTTCATCCACCACCTTGCCCCGCAGCTCCGGTTTGGGAGCAGGGATTTCCGTAATGGCCTCAAAAAGATCCGGATCAAAATCCTTTCCAATGGCTTCCATGGGTTTTAATCCTTTCGACTGAAGCACATTTCTCAATTTATTAAAGACCAGCTTAATGCCTTCTTTCAGCGCGATGGTATCATCCGATTTCTCCATTTCGGCCTGTGCCCGGTCAGCATCATCCAGTACATCCAGCAGGTCGGTGATCACATCCTTCCCGGCAGTCTGGAACAATTCGATACGTTCTTTTGCTGTCCGCTTTCTGAAATTATCAAATTCTGCAGCCAGACGCATGTATTTATCCTTGCTTTCACGGAGTTCAGCTTCCAGCGCTTCCTGGTCGGATTCCCCCAACGGGTCTGTCAAATGTTCCGTTCCGCTAACATTTTCATCAGCATTGATATTCAATCCATTGTTTTCATCCTCAGGAATATGCGTATTTTCGTTCATATCTTTTAATCATTTTAGTTGGCTAACCTTTCAGGTCAATAATATTGCCAAGACTGTTATAGAGACAAAATGGCGGTTTATTTACAAGATTTTCTGCAAAAATGGGAAATTCAAAAAAAACTGCCTCTGTTTTAAGCTTTTACACACTTTGTAAGTCAAAAAATCAGTAGTTTCAATTTCCAAAAATAACACTAATCCAATGATTCAGAAAAAGCTGGTTATTTTAGCCATCGCTATATGCGGACTGCTTGCTGCAGGGGCGCAAACACCGGAACAAACGCTTAATAACTGGTCGGAAAAAAACAGCATAGAGAAACTTTACCTCCACCTCGACCGGGAATCGTATATCGCGGGCCAGTCGATCTGGTTCAAAGGATACCTGATGACGGACTATGTACCCAGTCTCCGGACCTCTACCGTATATGTGGAACTGCTCGACAATAATTCCGCCGTAGTCATGCGCAATATCTTTCCTGCTTATTTAGGGGTTACCCTCGGACAGATCGAAATACCCGAAACCTTTGTATCCGGTTCCTATCAGCTCAGGGCCTATGCCCCGCTGATGCTGAACCAGCCGGGATTTGTGTACAGCAAACGGATCGAGATCTTCGGCACCGCAGCCAAAGGAACAAAAACGAAAGAAACCACTGCAGCCACCAACTTGCAGTTCTTCCCGGAAGGAGGCAACCTTATCAATACCTTACTGAACAATGTGGCCTTTAAAGCCGTTGACCAGAACGGATATCCGGTTACGGTTTCCGGTCAGCTAAAGAACAATAAAGGGGATGTGATCACCAGCATCTCCGCTACCCATGATGGTATGGGGCTGTTCACCCTGGTGCCCCAGCCTGCTGAAACCTATTATGTGGTGCTGGATCAGAACCCGGCCAAACAATACCCCCTGCCGGCAGCTACTGCCAGGGGCATCACCTTCAGCATCGCCAATTCGCCCAAAGGAAAGCAATTTAAGATCGAACATCCCCAGAATGTGCCGGAAGAATTCCGCGCAGCGTTCATGATCGGACAAATGGGAAACCAGGTGCTCTTTAAGCAACCCCTGCAACAGGGCAAAGACCTGATCGGCGGGGTGATCCAGACCAGCAACCTGTTATCCGGCATCCTTCATGTGACCGTATTCAACAAGGACAACATGCCGCTGGCTGAGCGGCTCACATTCATTAACAATAAGGAATACATATTACCCGGCGAACTGGTGGAAGACACCCTGAACACGACCGCCCATCAGCGGAACCGTTTCAGTTTAAACCTGAAGGACACCATCATCGGCAACTTCAGCGTTTCGGTTACCGATGCCGATTATGAAACCAGCGAATACCGGCCGCTCAATATCTATTCCTATTTCCTTCTTAACAGCGACCTGAAGGGCTATATCCATAACCCTGCTTATTATTTCCGGTCGGATGCCGATTCTGTAAAGAATGCGCTGGATCTTGTAATGATGACCAACGGCTGGACCCGATTTAAGTGGAGCGAAGTGGTCAAGAATACGTTACCGATCAATCAATATAAAGATCCGGGGTATATCGACCTGAAAGGCAGGATAACGATAGAAGGAACCCGCAAGCCCTTTGCCAACAAGGATGTGGTAATGATGATGCGCCCGGTGGATACGTTGCTGGGAAGATCCGGACCGCCCAAGATCATCCAGACCGACTCCGCTGGTGGCTTCCGGCTCGACTCACAGATCATCTTTGAGACCAACCGGATATTGTTTGCAGATATCAAGGGAGCAAAAAGCAAATACATCAAGGTAAAAATGGATTCCGACTCGCTGAACCGGAGCTATACCCTGGAGCCGGTGCAGATCCCCTACCGGGACACGATCAATCCGCAGACCGAAGAAAAGATGCTGGATGCCTACAATGATTACCTGACAGCAGAAGGACTGACATTAAAAAATGTGACCGTTAAAGGCCGGCAAAAATCCGAAAAGGAAAAGCTTGAGGATGAGTACACCAGCGGTCTCTTTTCCGGCGGCATCAATTCCCGGGTACTGGACCTCAGGAATGAACCCGGCGGAGGAATGAACATCTTTGAATACATCCAGGGCCGGATTCCCGGTGTAACGGTAACCCGCGACCAGGAGGGCCAGTATGTGGTCCGCTACAGGGATGGCGGCTTTGGAAATGGTAAAATGGCCATTTACCTGGATGAAATGCCCACAGATCCGGTGTTTATAGAATCGATTCCCGTAAACCAGATCGCATTTGTAAAAGTGATGGGCAATTTTGTCGGCGCCTCCGGCGGAGGAAGCGCCCTGGCCATCTACATGAAAAAGGGAGCAGACCTGTCTGCAGCCACCGATGCCTCCACAGATATCATTGTTTATAAGGGCTACTCCATCATCAAACAGTTCTATGCGCCTGATTATGATCTTAAAAATATCGACGCTTCCAAACCGGACAACCGGCTGACACTTGCATGGATGCCGGATATTTCCCTGGCAAATGTGAGTCCCAAAGTGCCGGTGATCTTTTACAATAACGACCGCACCAAACATTTCAGGGTAGTAGTGGAAGGACTTACCAATGACGGGCGGATGCTGATGATCGAAAAAACCGTAGGCGGCAATTGATTTTTCTGATACGGTTATGTAATAACCGGGGAAAGCGCATCTCTAAATAGCTGCAACCAAAGAACCATTTGCAGATTATTTTGTAACTTTCTTATAAAACATCAGGTAATGATGCGCTTTTTTAAACTCATTGCAGCATTGGTTGCAATCACCTCCGCTGCACCGGTGTTCGGCCAGGATTTTGTGTCCCGCCTGGAGACGTGGAATGAAAAAAATCCCATTGAAAAAACATACCTCCAGCTGGACCGCGGAACCTATTTCTCCGGACAAACGATTTGGTTCAAAGCCTATTTTTTATCCGGCTTTCTTCCGTCTGCTGCAAACTCAACGCTGTTTGTAGAATTATTAAACAATCAATCGGCCCTGGTGCTCAAAAAGATCGTTCCCGTATTCGGGGCGCTCTCCTATGGCCAGTTCGACCTGCCGGATTCCCTACCTACCGGATCCTACCAGTTACGGGCCTATACACCGCTGATGCTGAATTTTGATAAAGCTTACCTGTTTTCCCAAAGGGTAATGATCTACGGCCGCAATAAACCACGCGCGGTTCCGCCGGCACCGGCCGCGGTCAGTATCCGTTTTTTCCCCGAAGGCGGTAACCTGGTCTCGGGGATCAGCAATATTGTAGCATTTAAAGCAGTTGACCAGAATGGCCTGCCCGCCAACGTCTCCGGCGAGATCCGCGATGAAGCGAATAAAATGATCACTGCATTTACAAGCAGTCATAACGGGATGGGGCAACTTACCCTTACACCGGTTGCGGGTATGCGGTATCATGCGGCATTAACCGGACAGCAACAAGTGGAGTTGCCGCAAAGCAGCACGGAAGGCTTGGTGCTGAAATTAAAAAACGACCGTGCCGCCAAAACCTTTACGCTTGATTACAGGGGCAGCCGCTACACACCTGTATATATGGTTGGTCAGATGCAGCACCAGATCGTATTTAAACAAGCCCTCTCCTCCACAGGTAATAACCGGATAAACGGTGTCATTCAAACCGGCGACCTGCCATCCGGTGTATTGCAGATCACCTTTTTTAACAAAGATGGTATACCCCTTGCAGAGCGGCTGACCTTTATCAACAATAAAGAATACATACTACCGGCAACCTTCCGCGCCGATACACTGAATACAGCGCCCCGTAAACGGAATCATTTCAGCATTGAAGTTCCGGACAGCATCACCGGTAATTTCTCCGTTTCGGTAACCGATGCTGACTATGATGCAGCTGGAACCCGCCCGCAAAACATTTACAGTACGTTCCTGCTCACCAGCGATATGCCCGGGTATATACACGAGCCCGCCTATTACCTGGGCAATGATGCCGCGGCATCAGATGCAGTGGAACTCGTGATGCTGACCAACGGGTGGCGCCGGTTCAAATGGACCGATGTGACGGCCAATACCCTTCCGGAACCACAGCATAAAGACCCCGGTTTTATCAGTCTTTCGGGTAAGGCCACCATCGCCGGATCTGGCAGATCATTTGCAGACCGTGATCTGCTGGTATGGGTAGCTACCGATTCGGGCCGCAGTCTGCAGATGGTAAAAACGGATGCAGAAGGCCGCTTCAAAATGGATTCTATGATCTTTTTTAATAAAGCAAGGGTGCTGTTCAGTGATGTGATGGGAACCAAAAACAAATTCCTTACCATAAAACTGAATGCCGATTCGCTGACCCGCTCTTATGCGCTTCCCCCTTTGAAACTTCCGCTGGACCCTGCAACCGGAACAACCGGCACGCTGCCGGTCAAAATGAATACTGCCTATTTTGACTATACGCGCGGTGAAGGTGTAATGCTGGACAGCGTTGTGGTACTGGGAACCAGGAACCGGCTGCAGCAACTGGAAGAACGCTATATGAGCGGGTTGTTTGCCGGCGGTATCAATGCCCGGACGCTGGACCTGACC is from Niabella beijingensis and encodes:
- a CDS encoding DUF1835 domain-containing protein, which produces MIHIVFNQVEVELMQEVTALDPSLQGSVIQIRDDFAVGPLAALDTAEGWQERLNWWQTLSEGSPYQMEAGGDFDDRKTVAAIKAQLTADPEEVVWIWMGQNQHDVTGYYWLVPQLKEFQGRIMVLYLNNLPFINEKGQIFYPSWLWEIRPSEFLKARKLARPVTLSEFEIDPDEWNKLVQENAVVRILEGGKKIAGRDVSFYDEEILKNITGEWQKATRVLSNTLNRMKIKTGDLFIMWRLKELIQAGKVSAEGAVDKDWKSFDVRLAGRNEPQEVPEAEL
- the dnaJ gene encoding molecular chaperone DnaJ, with product MSKRDYYEVLGVSKSAAADEIKKAYRKVAMQYHPDRNPGDKAAEDKFKEAAEAYEILSDTDKRAQYDRFGHAGVSGNGRGFGGGMNMDDIFSQFGDVFGEDLFGSFFGGGRSRQGQRARGVRGSNLRVKLKLSYEEIAKGVTKNIKVKKYVTCTTCNGSGAKDKGSVQTCSTCQGSGQVRRVQNTFLGQMQTVTTCPTCNGEGTTITAKCGSCKGEGRVYAEETITIDVPAGVQAGMQLSVSGKGNAGERGGMAGDLIVLIEEEAHKELHREGLNVAYDLHISFTDAVFGTSLEVPTIDGRAKIKIPPGTQSGKIFRLKGKGFPNVHSHYEKGDQLIQVNVWTPQQLTEEEKELLERLSESSNLKPQPEKAEKGFFEKIRDLFS
- a CDS encoding nucleotide exchange factor GrpE, producing the protein MNENTHIPEDENNGLNINADENVSGTEHLTDPLGESDQEALEAELRESKDKYMRLAAEFDNFRKRTAKERIELFQTAGKDVITDLLDVLDDADRAQAEMEKSDDTIALKEGIKLVFNKLRNVLQSKGLKPMEAIGKDFDPDLFEAITEIPAPKPELRGKVVDEVTKGYYLNDKIIRHAKVVVGK